Proteins found in one Amphiprion ocellaris isolate individual 3 ecotype Okinawa chromosome 22, ASM2253959v1, whole genome shotgun sequence genomic segment:
- the LOC118470185 gene encoding probable serpin E3 isoform X4, producing the protein MKYQAAEVSFGQLRTGSDQRYTVLELPFLGRSLSLQVLLPSERKTLLSSLEAQLTQRHLASWDTGLHRTRMDIFLPRFRMQNKFNLRSVLPAMGISDAFNPTAADFTGISGMVLLKRSRAPVFKADRPFLFLLQQVHTELHLMT; encoded by the exons ATGAAGTACCAGGCTGCAGAGGTCAGCTTTG GTCAGCTCAGGACGGGATCGGATCAGCGCTACACGGTTCTGGAGCTGCCGTTCCTGGGCCGCTCCCTGAGCCTGCAGGTGCTTCTACCCAGCGAGAGGAAGACGCTACTGTCCTCCCTGGAGGCTCAGCTCACACAGCGCCACCTAGCGTCCTGGGACACCGGCCTGCACAGAACCAGGATGGACATCTTCCTCCCAAG ATTCAGAATGCAGAACAAGTTCAACCTGAGGTCGGTGCTCCCCGCTATGGGCATCAGCGACGCCTTCAACCCCACAGCAGCCGACTTCACCGGGATCTCAG GGATGGTCCTCCTCAAAAGATCCCGAGCTCCAGTTTTCAAAGCAGATCGGCCGTTCTTATTTCTACTGCAACAGGTTCACACAG AGCTTCATCTGATGACCTGA
- the LOC118470185 gene encoding probable serpin E3 isoform X2: MKYQAAEVSFGQLRTGSDQRYTVLELPFLGRSLSLQVLLPSERKTLLSSLEAQLTQRHLASWDTGLHRTRMDIFLPRFRMQNKFNLRSVLPAMGISDAFNPTAADFTGISVEEGLYVSDAFHEVRIEVTEDGTKAAAATGMVLLKRSRAPVFKADRPFLFLLQQVHTELHLMT; this comes from the exons ATGAAGTACCAGGCTGCAGAGGTCAGCTTTG GTCAGCTCAGGACGGGATCGGATCAGCGCTACACGGTTCTGGAGCTGCCGTTCCTGGGCCGCTCCCTGAGCCTGCAGGTGCTTCTACCCAGCGAGAGGAAGACGCTACTGTCCTCCCTGGAGGCTCAGCTCACACAGCGCCACCTAGCGTCCTGGGACACCGGCCTGCACAGAACCAGGATGGACATCTTCCTCCCAAG ATTCAGAATGCAGAACAAGTTCAACCTGAGGTCGGTGCTCCCCGCTATGGGCATCAGCGACGCCTTCAACCCCACAGCAGCCGACTTCACCGGGATCTCAG TGGAGGAGGGTCTCTATGTGTCTGATGCCTTCCATGAAGTCAGGATAGAAGTCACGGAGGACGGGACCAAAGCAGCTGCTGCTACTG GGATGGTCCTCCTCAAAAGATCCCGAGCTCCAGTTTTCAAAGCAGATCGGCCGTTCTTATTTCTACTGCAACAGGTTCACACAG AGCTTCATCTGATGACCTGA
- the LOC118470185 gene encoding probable serpin E3 isoform X3: protein MKYQAAEVSFGQLRTGSDQRYTVLELPFLGRSLSLQVLLPSERKTLLSSLEAQLTQRHLASWDTGLHRTRMDIFLPRFRMQNKFNLRSVLPAMGISDAFNPTAADFTGISGMVLLKRSRAPVFKADRPFLFLLQQVHTGIYFTSYRCFQCFSLEKHPSQGMLFDILVLV, encoded by the exons ATGAAGTACCAGGCTGCAGAGGTCAGCTTTG GTCAGCTCAGGACGGGATCGGATCAGCGCTACACGGTTCTGGAGCTGCCGTTCCTGGGCCGCTCCCTGAGCCTGCAGGTGCTTCTACCCAGCGAGAGGAAGACGCTACTGTCCTCCCTGGAGGCTCAGCTCACACAGCGCCACCTAGCGTCCTGGGACACCGGCCTGCACAGAACCAGGATGGACATCTTCCTCCCAAG ATTCAGAATGCAGAACAAGTTCAACCTGAGGTCGGTGCTCCCCGCTATGGGCATCAGCGACGCCTTCAACCCCACAGCAGCCGACTTCACCGGGATCTCAG GGATGGTCCTCCTCAAAAGATCCCGAGCTCCAGTTTTCAAAGCAGATCGGCCGTTCTTATTTCTACTGCAACAGGTTCACACAGGTATTTACTTCACATCATACAgatgttttcaatgttttagtCTAGAAAAGCACCCTAGTCAGGGTatgctgtttgacattttagttttagtatga
- the LOC118470185 gene encoding probable serpin E3 isoform X1, giving the protein MKYQAAEVSFGQLRTGSDQRYTVLELPFLGRSLSLQVLLPSERKTLLSSLEAQLTQRHLASWDTGLHRTRMDIFLPRFRMQNKFNLRSVLPAMGISDAFNPTAADFTGISVEEGLYVSDAFHEVRIEVTEDGTKAAAATGMVLLKRSRAPVFKADRPFLFLLQQVHTGIYFTSYRCFQCFSLEKHPSQGMLFDILVLV; this is encoded by the exons ATGAAGTACCAGGCTGCAGAGGTCAGCTTTG GTCAGCTCAGGACGGGATCGGATCAGCGCTACACGGTTCTGGAGCTGCCGTTCCTGGGCCGCTCCCTGAGCCTGCAGGTGCTTCTACCCAGCGAGAGGAAGACGCTACTGTCCTCCCTGGAGGCTCAGCTCACACAGCGCCACCTAGCGTCCTGGGACACCGGCCTGCACAGAACCAGGATGGACATCTTCCTCCCAAG ATTCAGAATGCAGAACAAGTTCAACCTGAGGTCGGTGCTCCCCGCTATGGGCATCAGCGACGCCTTCAACCCCACAGCAGCCGACTTCACCGGGATCTCAG TGGAGGAGGGTCTCTATGTGTCTGATGCCTTCCATGAAGTCAGGATAGAAGTCACGGAGGACGGGACCAAAGCAGCTGCTGCTACTG GGATGGTCCTCCTCAAAAGATCCCGAGCTCCAGTTTTCAAAGCAGATCGGCCGTTCTTATTTCTACTGCAACAGGTTCACACAGGTATTTACTTCACATCATACAgatgttttcaatgttttagtCTAGAAAAGCACCCTAGTCAGGGTatgctgtttgacattttagttttagtatga